Genomic DNA from Ilyobacter polytropus DSM 2926:
TCATATTGGCGATATTCTTTATTTTTATAGTTTACTATGGCTTTATCTTTATGCAATCAGGTGCTTCTCAAAAGGCACCTTATTTACCAATTCCAATGTCGCTATATTACTTAGCATTACCATCAAGTGTTTTATTGATGCTTTATTATCAAATACAAATTATTTTTCAACAGATAAAAAATTTTAACAAAATCAGCAACGAAGTAGAGGTACAAATATGATTATTTTAGCTTTATTTACGGTATTCTTATTAGGTTTTCCTATAGCGTTTTCTTTAGGGATGGTTTCATTAGGACAGATATTGATAAATGACTTTCCAGTATTAGTAGTTATCCAAAGAATGTTTACAGGAGCTGACAGTATAGCACTTACTGCTATTCCACTCTTCATATTATCAGGTGGGTTGATGTATAAGGGTGGTATGTCAAAAAGAATAGTTAATTTTGCAGATCTATTGCTAGGCCATTTTCCAAGTGGCCTTGCAATGGTAAGTATTTTAGCGTGTATGTTCTTTGCGGCTATAACGGGTTCTGCCATAGCTGCAACGGCTGCTATAGGTGGAATTATGATTCCGTTGATGGTTGAGAAGGGCTATGACAAAAAGTTTTGTACTCCTTTAGTAGCTTGCGGTGGTTCCATAGGACCAATAATTCCTCCAAGTATACCACTTCTTATTTTTGGTGTTATGGCCAATGTGAGTGTAGCAAAATTGTTTTTAGGTGGATTTTTACCAGGGCTACTAATGGGAGCGGGGCTGATGGGATATAGCTACGTTGTAGGTAAAAATAGAGGATACATAGGTAGAGAAACCAAGGCTCCCTCTAATGAAGTTTTTAAAGCAGCAAAAGATGCACTTCTAGCGTTGTTGATGCCAATTATCATAATTGGGGGTATCATGAGTGGTTTGTTCACGCCGACTGAATCTGGAACGATAGCTGTTTTTTATGCCCTTGGTGTGGGGATGTTTGTATATAGGGAGTTAACCTTGTCAGATTTATGGGAAGCATTAAGAGATTGTGCAAAGTCAACTGGACAGGTGCTAGTAGTTGTGGCTTTTGCCTCGTTATTTACTTGGGTGATTACGGTAAATAATATTCCACAAGAGGTAGGGGCATATTTAAGTGCTGCCATTGGTAATAAATATGTTCTTCTATTGGTTATTAATGTTATCTTACTTATTGCTGGAACATTTATAGATACAACTAGTGCTGTTGTAATATTTACACCATTATTTTTGCCTTTAGCTAAAAGCTTTGGTATAGACTTAATACACTTCGGTTTGATTATGGCAGTTAACCTAACAATTGGAATGTGCACTCCTCCCTTAGGTGTATGCTTATTCGTATCAGGATCTGTTGCAAAAGTATCCCTCAAAGAACAATTCAAAGATTTAATGCCTATGTTAGTTGTGCTTCTCACTGTTTTAATGATAGTGACATATATACCAGAAATTGTACTGATGTTGCCAAACTTCTTGGGATAGGTTGTGAAACAGTAGATATTTAATAAGTAAATTCTCTTGGTTATATTACCTCTTTTCTTCAAAAGTGATATAATGTATTGAAGAAAAGAGGTTAGGTCAGCTGAATCAATATAAAAATTTTAGAATTGAGGTATATTAAAATGATAGAAAAGCAATTGGCTTATAAATACAAACTTTATGAAAAAATTAAGGAAGATATAATAACTGGGGTATATTCTCAGGGAGAAGTTTTAAACGAAAGAAAGTTATCAAAAACAATGGGAATTAGCAGAACTCCTGTTAGAGAGGCTTTACAGTTATTAAGTCACGATGGCTGGGTAGTCAATGAAATATATAAAGGAACAGTCGTTAGGACATTTGAAGAAGGTTATGTTCTTAATACTTTGAAAGTAAGAACAGCTTTAGAATTATTAGCAATTGAAGATGCTATTTTATATATGAATAATCAAGGTATTGAAGAGATAGATGAGATAATATATAGACAAGAAAAATCTTTAATAGATTACAATCCAACCGAATTTATGAAATTAGATAGAGAATTTCATGATAAAATATATAGTTTTAGTAAAAATAATGTTTTAATCGATTTGTTGAAAAATTTTAATGATATTATACGTTATTTTGGGATTCAAGCTCTAACGATACCTGAAAGAAATTTACATACACTAAAAGAACATAAAAATATAGTATCTGAAATGAAAAATAAAAATATAGAGGAAGCAAAAAAAACAATGGAAACTCACATGCTAATGACAGGAAGCGCAATTTTTGAATATAGTGGAAAAAAATAGATTGAAGGAATAATTTTAAATAAGAAAGACTCCTATTTTACGGGGGATTTTTCTAAAGATACACGTAAATTAAATGTTAAATCCATAGGGGGACCATTTGGAACCCCCTTTTAAATTGGTGTTTATATAAGGAGGCCAGCGTGGAAGAAAAAGTACTTGTTGTAAAAAAAGGGTTGTGTAAGGGCTGTGAAATCTGTGTTGAATTCTGTCCAAAGGATATTTTGGACATGAAAGATGGAAAAGTCAATGTTAAAAATATCAGTGCATGC
This window encodes:
- a CDS encoding GntR family transcriptional regulator; translation: MIEKQLAYKYKLYEKIKEDIITGVYSQGEVLNERKLSKTMGISRTPVREALQLLSHDGWVVNEIYKGTVVRTFEEGYVLNTLKVRTALELLAIEDAILYMNNQGIEEIDEIIYRQEKSLIDYNPTEFMKLDREFHDKIYSFSKNNVLIDLLKNFNDIIRYFGIQALTIPERNLHTLKEHKNIVSEMKNKNIEEAKKTMETHMLMTGSAIFEYSGKK
- a CDS encoding 4Fe-4S dicluster domain-containing protein translates to MEEKVLVVKKGLCKGCEICVEFCPKDILDMKDGKVNVKNISACIQCNMCGKLCPDYAIGIRRNG
- a CDS encoding TRAP transporter large permease; the protein is MIILALFTVFLLGFPIAFSLGMVSLGQILINDFPVLVVIQRMFTGADSIALTAIPLFILSGGLMYKGGMSKRIVNFADLLLGHFPSGLAMVSILACMFFAAITGSAIAATAAIGGIMIPLMVEKGYDKKFCTPLVACGGSIGPIIPPSIPLLIFGVMANVSVAKLFLGGFLPGLLMGAGLMGYSYVVGKNRGYIGRETKAPSNEVFKAAKDALLALLMPIIIIGGIMSGLFTPTESGTIAVFYALGVGMFVYRELTLSDLWEALRDCAKSTGQVLVVVAFASLFTWVITVNNIPQEVGAYLSAAIGNKYVLLLVINVILLIAGTFIDTTSAVVIFTPLFLPLAKSFGIDLIHFGLIMAVNLTIGMCTPPLGVCLFVSGSVAKVSLKEQFKDLMPMLVVLLTVLMIVTYIPEIVLMLPNFLG